One genomic window of Amyelois transitella isolate CPQ chromosome 8, ilAmyTran1.1, whole genome shotgun sequence includes the following:
- the LOC132902000 gene encoding cuticle protein 16.5-like, producing the protein MYAKLIVALCAVGVAHAGGLLGAAPLAYSSHAIAAPAVITKTISPAVSSVSSYSTHTAHGSPVAYAAAPVYAKTYAAPAVTAYAAPAVAAYSAPVVTKTIAPAVSSYSSYSTTTAHGSPVATYAAAPVVAKTYAAPAVAAYAAPAVAAYSAPAVAAYSAPIIAKSYAAAPVASYSAYSAPAYGSYAAPVATYAAAAPVLKSISYSAAPAIAYSGHDIGYGAHGASYGW; encoded by the coding sequence ctGATCGTCGCTCTGTGCGCTGTGGGCGTCGCCCACGCTGGCGGTCTCCTGGGAGCCGCTCCTCTGGCCTACAGCAGCCACGCCATCGCCGCGCCCGCCGTCATCACCAAGACCATCTCCCCCGCCGTCTCCTCAGTCTCCTCCTACTCCACCCACACCGCGCACGGCTCCCCCGTGGCCTACGCCGCCGCTCCCGTCTACGCCAAGACCTACGCCGCTCCCGCTGTGACAGCCTACGCCGCTCCCGCCGTCGCCGCATACTCCGCCCCCGTCGTGACCAAGACCATCGCTCCCGCCGTGTCTTCTTACTCTTCCTACTCGACCACCACCGCTCACGGCTCTCCCGTCGCCACCTACGCCGCCGCTCCCGTCGTAGCTAAGACCTACGCCGCTCCCGCTGTAGCTGCCTACGCCGCGCCCGCTGTGGCTGCGTACTCCGCTCCCGCTGTTGCCGCGTACTCCGCTCCCATTATCGCCAAGTCTTACGCCGCAGCTCCCGTAGCGTCCTACTCCGCGTACTCTGCCCCCGCATACGGCAGCTATGCCGCCCCCGTCGCGACCTATGCTGCGGCTGCCCCCGTCCTGAAGTCTATCTCCTACTCCGCCGCTCCTGCCATCGCCTACAGCGGACATGACATCGGCTATGGTGCCCACGGTGCCAGCTATGGTTGGTAA